In Paenibacillus sp. BIC5C1, a genomic segment contains:
- the murB gene encoding UDP-N-acetylmuramate dehydrogenase gives MQQWISLLSQNNVGKVLENEPLAKYTTWKIGGPADALVIPENKEQMVNLIQLLHMHQIPWMQLGRGSNMLVSDKGIRGVVVKPGEGFDYAEFHEGGVTAGAAHSFVKLSVVAAKKEWTGLEFGSGIPGTVGGAVYMNAGAHGSDVSRIFQSAEIVLETGELVRYSKEDMEFAYRHSVLHDRRGIVLEATFALQQGERKVISESMAAYKDRRRRTQPLQMACAGSVFRNPPGDHAARLIEAAGLKGMTQGGAQVSTMHANFIVNTGQATAEDVITLMQQIQNTISSQNGINLVPEVFVVGER, from the coding sequence ATGCAGCAGTGGATATCGTTACTATCCCAGAACAATGTCGGCAAAGTTCTTGAAAACGAGCCGCTAGCCAAATACACCACATGGAAGATCGGCGGTCCTGCAGATGCGCTGGTCATACCGGAAAACAAGGAGCAGATGGTCAATCTCATCCAATTGCTGCACATGCATCAGATCCCATGGATGCAGCTTGGACGGGGTTCAAACATGCTGGTCTCTGACAAGGGAATACGCGGAGTTGTCGTGAAACCGGGAGAAGGCTTTGATTATGCCGAGTTTCACGAGGGCGGGGTGACCGCCGGAGCAGCACATTCCTTTGTTAAACTCAGTGTTGTTGCTGCGAAGAAAGAGTGGACCGGTTTGGAATTTGGCAGCGGCATCCCCGGAACGGTCGGCGGAGCCGTGTATATGAATGCTGGTGCCCATGGATCGGATGTGTCACGGATATTTCAATCCGCTGAGATTGTACTGGAGACAGGGGAATTGGTACGTTACAGCAAGGAGGACATGGAATTTGCCTATCGCCACTCTGTTCTGCATGACCGGAGAGGCATCGTGCTGGAGGCTACATTTGCACTCCAGCAGGGTGAACGCAAAGTCATTTCGGAATCGATGGCGGCTTATAAAGACCGTAGACGCCGTACACAGCCACTGCAGATGGCGTGTGCTGGCAGCGTGTTCCGGAATCCCCCTGGTGATCATGCCGCCCGTCTGATTGAAGCAGCGGGGTTAAAAGGTATGACTCAGGGAGGCGCACAGGTATCCACCATGCATGCCAATTTCATTGTCAATACAGGCCAAGCAACAGCAGAGGACGTTATCACCCTAATGCAGCAGATTCAGAACACTATATCATCTC
- the murG gene encoding undecaprenyldiphospho-muramoylpentapeptide beta-N-acetylglucosaminyltransferase: MRVVLSGGGTGGHIYPAVAIARQCEAENPDSTFLYIGGTRGLESKLVPQENIPFQSIDITGFRRKLSFDNVKTVMRFLQGVRKAKKMLKEFKPDVVIGTGGYVCGPVVYAAAKLGIPSVIHEQNAIPGLTNKFLTRYVDTVAVSFEGSEKAFSGAKKVVYTGNPRATTVAQASRDRGFATLGVPMDSRVVLVVGGSRGAKAINKAMVDMAPMLAKLEDVHVVYVTGDSYFDETREAIRSSLGTMPNHLHVLPYVHNMPEVLACTSLIVNRAGASFLAEITSLGIPSILIPSPNVTNNHQEANARTLEGGGASLTMLEKDLTGQALYQAIAEIMNDEAARKRMAKASRELGKPDAAEVLVSEIRRLAAGR, encoded by the coding sequence ATGCGAGTCGTTCTAAGCGGCGGCGGTACCGGTGGACATATCTATCCGGCCGTTGCTATAGCAAGGCAATGTGAGGCGGAGAATCCCGACTCGACATTTTTATATATCGGTGGTACCCGTGGACTGGAAAGCAAACTGGTGCCACAAGAGAATATTCCGTTTCAATCGATTGACATTACAGGTTTTCGCCGGAAATTGTCCTTTGACAACGTGAAGACTGTCATGAGATTTTTGCAAGGTGTACGCAAAGCCAAGAAAATGCTCAAGGAATTCAAACCCGATGTCGTCATCGGTACAGGGGGCTATGTGTGTGGGCCTGTCGTTTATGCAGCAGCCAAACTTGGCATTCCAAGTGTTATTCATGAGCAAAATGCCATCCCCGGGTTAACGAACAAGTTCCTTACTCGGTATGTGGACACGGTAGCTGTTAGTTTTGAGGGGTCGGAAAAAGCATTCTCTGGAGCCAAAAAGGTTGTGTATACCGGTAATCCAAGAGCTACAACGGTAGCCCAGGCCAGCCGCGATCGTGGATTTGCGACATTGGGTGTACCTATGGACAGCCGTGTTGTTCTTGTGGTCGGTGGTAGCCGTGGTGCGAAAGCAATCAATAAAGCCATGGTGGATATGGCACCGATGCTGGCCAAGCTTGAAGATGTGCACGTGGTCTACGTGACTGGTGATTCTTATTTTGATGAAACGCGTGAGGCAATCCGCAGTTCCCTTGGAACAATGCCAAATCATCTGCATGTGCTGCCTTACGTACACAACATGCCCGAGGTTCTGGCATGCACGTCGCTGATCGTAAATCGTGCAGGTGCATCATTCCTTGCCGAGATTACATCTCTCGGTATTCCGTCCATCCTGATTCCGTCACCTAACGTGACGAATAATCATCAGGAGGCGAATGCTCGTACGCTTGAGGGTGGCGGTGCATCGCTTACGATGCTGGAGAAGGATCTGACAGGCCAGGCGCTATATCAAGCGATTGCTGAAATTATGAATGACGAAGCGGCGCGCAAAAGGATGGCGAAAGCTTCCCGGGAACTGGGAAAACCTGATGCAGCCGAGGTGCTTGTGAGCGAGATTCGGCGTCTTGCTGCAGGGCGTTAA
- the spoVE gene encoding stage V sporulation protein E: MKQTRPAPDFWLLICILALLAIGIIMVYSAGSVLAFHDYGDSFYFVKRQLLFAGLGLAAMFVTANVDYRVWRKYAKPILIACFIMLIAVLIPGIGVVRGGARSWLGIGSFGIQPSEFMKLGMILFLAHWLSKEPGKIKTFTTGLLPPLGLIGLAFGIIMLQPDLGTGTVMLGASMLIIFTAGARMKHLLLLALGGVAGFAALIAAAPYRLQRITAFLDPWSDPLGAGYQIIQSLYAIGPGGLAGLGLGMSRQKYSYVPEPQTDFIFSILAEELGFIGGMIVLLLFLVLVWRGMRVAMTVPDAFGSLLGVGIVGMVAVQVIINIGVVIGLMPVTGITLPLISYGGSSLTLMLTALGILLNLSRYAR; the protein is encoded by the coding sequence ATGAAACAGACGCGACCGGCGCCGGATTTCTGGCTCCTAATTTGTATTCTGGCATTGCTTGCCATCGGCATTATTATGGTATACAGTGCGGGCTCGGTGCTTGCTTTTCATGACTATGGTGATTCATTTTACTTTGTCAAAAGACAGCTGCTGTTCGCTGGACTTGGACTTGCTGCCATGTTTGTTACAGCAAATGTGGACTACCGGGTCTGGAGAAAGTATGCCAAGCCTATACTGATTGCCTGTTTTATAATGCTGATTGCGGTGCTGATTCCTGGCATCGGAGTAGTTCGGGGAGGGGCACGAAGCTGGTTGGGCATTGGCTCATTCGGCATACAACCTTCAGAATTCATGAAACTGGGGATGATCCTGTTTCTGGCTCACTGGTTAAGCAAGGAACCTGGCAAAATCAAAACGTTCACGACGGGGCTTCTGCCACCGCTCGGCTTGATTGGTTTGGCCTTTGGTATCATTATGCTTCAGCCCGATTTGGGGACAGGCACAGTAATGCTGGGTGCATCCATGCTGATTATTTTCACAGCAGGAGCACGGATGAAGCATCTCTTGCTTCTTGCCCTGGGCGGTGTAGCTGGATTTGCCGCATTGATTGCGGCAGCTCCTTACAGATTGCAGCGAATAACAGCTTTTTTGGATCCGTGGTCTGATCCACTTGGTGCCGGATATCAGATTATTCAATCTTTATATGCAATCGGCCCCGGAGGACTTGCGGGATTGGGGCTGGGTATGAGTCGACAAAAATACAGCTACGTACCCGAGCCGCAAACGGATTTTATTTTTTCCATTTTGGCTGAAGAGCTTGGCTTTATTGGTGGAATGATTGTATTATTGCTGTTCCTGGTCCTGGTGTGGAGAGGGATGCGCGTAGCGATGACGGTACCAGATGCCTTTGGCAGCCTTTTGGGCGTAGGTATTGTGGGTATGGTGGCTGTGCAGGTCATTATCAACATTGGCGTTGTGATCGGGCTTATGCCGGTTACGGGGATTACACTGCCGCTTATCAGTTATGGCGGTTCATCTCTGACCTTGATGTTGACAGCGTTAGGCATATTATTGAACTTATCCCGTTATGCGAGGTGA
- the murD gene encoding UDP-N-acetylmuramoyl-L-alanine--D-glutamate ligase codes for MNHPESYRGQQVVVLGLAKSGVQVAKVLDRAGAIVTVNDKKEREQCPEASELEALGISVVCGGHPDDLIHSDVKLVVKNPGIPYQAPPVQQALALGIEVVTEVEVAYHLCAAPMIGITGSNGKTTTTTWVGNMLELAGLKPIVAGNIGTPLCEAAEQASVDNWMVVELSSFQLKGTSDFRPRIASLLNVAETHLDYHGNMDDYVASKAKLFSNQQPEDVAILNWDDPVCRGLVPYIKAKLLPFSLTEKLEAGVYADPPYVDGEEDDVKRQVVYADGQGNHHIIIDVEDIGIPGRFNVGNALAAVAIAVSAGADPSVLAAPLADFKGVEHRLEYVLEHNGAGYYNNSKATNSKATVMALNSFKEPVVLIAGGLDRGSDMMELLPLFQERVKAVVALGETREKIAKVAELAGLKQIKVVDNEEDAARTLTAAVQEASQFAAPGDVVLLSPACASWDMFASYEERGRIFKEAAHNL; via the coding sequence ATGAATCATCCTGAATCATATCGTGGGCAACAAGTGGTTGTGCTTGGACTGGCCAAGAGCGGCGTGCAGGTCGCCAAAGTGCTGGATCGTGCCGGCGCAATCGTTACAGTTAATGATAAAAAAGAGAGAGAACAGTGTCCCGAAGCATCCGAATTGGAGGCTTTGGGAATTTCTGTTGTATGCGGTGGACATCCGGACGACCTAATTCATAGTGATGTGAAGCTTGTAGTCAAAAATCCGGGCATTCCCTATCAAGCGCCTCCTGTGCAACAAGCACTCGCATTAGGTATTGAAGTAGTGACCGAGGTAGAAGTGGCATATCATCTATGCGCTGCGCCTATGATTGGGATCACTGGCTCTAATGGGAAAACGACCACAACAACGTGGGTAGGCAACATGTTGGAGCTTGCCGGTTTGAAACCCATCGTTGCCGGTAATATTGGAACGCCATTGTGTGAGGCGGCAGAGCAGGCTTCTGTGGATAACTGGATGGTGGTGGAGCTTAGCAGTTTCCAACTGAAAGGCACATCCGATTTCCGTCCGCGCATTGCGAGTTTGCTAAACGTGGCGGAGACTCATTTGGATTACCATGGGAACATGGATGATTATGTGGCTTCCAAAGCCAAATTGTTCTCCAACCAACAACCAGAGGATGTAGCTATCCTGAACTGGGATGATCCGGTATGCCGCGGACTGGTTCCTTATATCAAAGCAAAACTGCTCCCATTCTCGCTGACAGAGAAGCTTGAAGCAGGGGTATATGCTGATCCTCCTTATGTGGACGGGGAAGAGGATGATGTGAAGCGCCAGGTGGTCTATGCAGACGGTCAGGGCAACCATCACATCATTATTGATGTGGAAGACATCGGCATCCCGGGACGATTCAATGTGGGAAACGCATTGGCAGCAGTAGCTATTGCTGTGTCCGCTGGAGCCGATCCGTCTGTGCTTGCTGCGCCATTGGCTGACTTCAAGGGGGTTGAACACCGTCTTGAGTATGTACTTGAACATAATGGAGCGGGCTATTACAACAACTCCAAAGCAACCAACTCCAAAGCAACCGTAATGGCGCTGAACTCCTTCAAGGAACCGGTCGTTCTCATAGCCGGCGGACTGGATCGTGGTTCAGACATGATGGAATTGCTGCCATTGTTCCAGGAGCGGGTGAAAGCTGTGGTTGCTCTTGGAGAGACACGAGAGAAAATTGCCAAGGTCGCGGAACTGGCGGGATTAAAGCAAATTAAGGTCGTCGATAATGAGGAGGACGCTGCCCGGACGTTAACCGCTGCGGTGCAGGAAGCTTCACAGTTTGCAGCTCCGGGTGATGTGGTCTTGTTATCGCCGGCGTGTGCAAGCTGGGACATGTTTGCTTCCTATGAAGAGCGGGGACGCATTTTTAAAGAGGCGGCGCATAACTTGTAA
- the mraY gene encoding phospho-N-acetylmuramoyl-pentapeptide-transferase has product MDFQVLLLTIGVSFILAVIAAPLLIPLLRRMKFGQQVREDGPQSHLKKSGTPTMGGVVILLAFTLAFLKFSAVKNTDFYVLLVATLGFGLIGFLDDYIKIVFKRSLGLTARQKMIGQLFFSAVMCYLLIQNGHSTAISIPGTSVSFDWTGWFYYPFVVFMMLAITNAVNFTDGLDGLLSGVSAIAFGAFAIVAMQATSMPAAVCAAAMIGAVLGFLVYNAHPAKVFMGDTGSLGIGGAIGAVAIVTKTELLFVIIGGIFVIEILSVIIQVVSFKTRGKRVFKMSPIHHHFELSGWSEWRVVITFWAVGAILAALGLYLNKGL; this is encoded by the coding sequence ATGGATTTCCAGGTATTACTGTTAACAATCGGTGTTTCATTTATTTTGGCGGTGATTGCTGCACCGCTCTTGATTCCATTGCTGCGTCGAATGAAGTTCGGACAGCAGGTTCGGGAAGATGGGCCACAGAGCCATCTGAAAAAAAGCGGAACGCCTACAATGGGCGGAGTAGTTATTTTACTCGCGTTCACATTGGCCTTTTTGAAATTTTCAGCGGTCAAAAATACGGACTTTTACGTCCTGCTCGTGGCTACACTCGGCTTCGGCCTGATTGGCTTCCTGGATGATTACATCAAGATTGTATTCAAGCGTTCACTGGGGCTGACGGCTAGACAAAAGATGATAGGTCAGCTGTTCTTCAGTGCCGTGATGTGCTACTTGCTGATCCAGAATGGACACAGTACAGCCATATCGATTCCGGGTACATCAGTCTCCTTCGACTGGACGGGATGGTTCTACTATCCGTTTGTGGTATTCATGATGCTTGCCATCACGAATGCAGTTAACTTTACCGATGGTTTGGACGGCTTACTGTCCGGCGTGAGCGCCATCGCATTTGGGGCATTTGCCATTGTGGCGATGCAGGCAACATCCATGCCAGCAGCAGTATGTGCGGCGGCGATGATTGGTGCGGTACTTGGATTCCTGGTATATAACGCACACCCGGCCAAAGTGTTTATGGGAGATACAGGTTCACTCGGAATTGGTGGTGCGATTGGTGCCGTCGCCATTGTGACGAAAACAGAACTTCTTTTTGTCATCATTGGCGGTATTTTCGTCATCGAAATCCTGTCCGTCATTATTCAAGTGGTATCATTCAAAACTCGTGGCAAACGTGTATTCAAAATGAGCCCGATTCATCATCATTTTGAACTGAGTGGCTGGTCGGAATGGCGAGTTGTCATTACTTTTTGGGCGGTAGGTGCCATTTTGGCCGCTCTTGGACTTTATCTCAACAAGGGGTTGTAA
- a CDS encoding UDP-N-acetylmuramoyl-tripeptide--D-alanyl-D-alanine ligase, with product MKRTLAQLAEMCGGTLTDVAAYGDVGVEGVFTDSRKPVQGSLFIPLVGERFDGHEFVQTCVEKGAAGALWQKDHGIAPQGAVIIVEDTLVALQKLASSYLRENKASVVGITGSNGKTTTKDIVDAILSTTFKVHKTQGNFNNHIGLPLTVLSMEPDTEIVILEMGMSGRGEIEELSLIAQPDVAIITNIGESHLLQLGSRLEIARAKVEIAAGMKPGGLLVYNGDEPLIEQVLAEPVTKLPEGLQRYTFGLQTDNDDYPTGIMNVQSGVAFTTKQSGEGALTLPLLGTHNVVNCLAALAVTRHFGVAAEQIIAGLSRLKLTGMRIEIINGVSGLTMLNDAYNASPTSMKAAVDVLEGLKGYRIKVAVLGDMLELGPQEHDLHRGIGEYITLDKMNMVLAYGPLSASIAEGARQNMPAEAVHTFESKEELTRYLLENLQSRDVVLFKASRGMKLEDVVEALKIAPLQNRVD from the coding sequence ATAAAAAGAACATTGGCACAATTGGCCGAGATGTGTGGAGGAACACTAACTGACGTTGCTGCTTATGGTGATGTTGGTGTTGAGGGTGTATTTACAGATTCGCGTAAGCCAGTTCAAGGCAGTCTCTTTATCCCGCTTGTTGGCGAAAGGTTTGACGGACACGAATTTGTGCAAACCTGTGTAGAGAAGGGCGCTGCCGGGGCATTATGGCAAAAGGATCACGGAATTGCACCTCAAGGTGCGGTGATTATTGTGGAGGATACCCTGGTTGCATTGCAGAAGCTTGCGTCCTCCTATTTAAGAGAAAACAAGGCCTCCGTTGTAGGCATTACAGGTAGCAATGGTAAAACAACAACAAAGGACATTGTGGATGCTATTCTCTCTACAACGTTCAAAGTGCATAAGACCCAAGGCAACTTCAATAACCATATTGGTTTGCCACTTACCGTACTTAGCATGGAACCGGACACTGAGATCGTCATTCTGGAGATGGGTATGAGCGGCCGAGGGGAGATTGAAGAATTATCTTTAATTGCTCAGCCGGATGTCGCAATCATCACGAATATTGGAGAATCCCATCTCCTTCAACTGGGATCTCGATTGGAGATTGCTCGGGCAAAAGTTGAAATTGCTGCTGGTATGAAACCAGGTGGATTGCTGGTATACAACGGCGACGAACCGTTAATTGAGCAGGTTCTGGCAGAGCCAGTAACGAAGCTGCCTGAAGGACTTCAGCGGTATACATTTGGCTTGCAGACAGATAACGATGATTATCCAACTGGAATTATGAATGTACAGAGTGGGGTCGCGTTTACCACCAAGCAGTCTGGAGAGGGTGCTCTTACACTCCCGTTATTGGGAACACATAATGTGGTCAACTGTCTTGCTGCATTAGCGGTTACCCGTCATTTTGGAGTGGCTGCTGAACAGATTATAGCAGGACTGTCACGTCTGAAATTAACCGGCATGCGCATCGAGATTATTAACGGCGTCAGTGGTTTGACCATGCTTAATGATGCTTACAACGCTAGTCCAACCTCCATGAAAGCCGCTGTGGATGTGCTGGAGGGCCTCAAGGGGTATCGGATCAAAGTAGCCGTGCTCGGTGATATGCTGGAACTGGGGCCTCAGGAGCATGACCTCCATCGGGGAATCGGTGAATATATCACACTCGACAAAATGAATATGGTGCTGGCTTATGGCCCTTTATCTGCGAGTATTGCAGAAGGAGCAAGACAAAACATGCCAGCAGAAGCCGTACACACTTTTGAGAGCAAGGAAGAATTGACCCGATATCTACTGGAGAATCTCCAATCCAGAGACGTTGTCTTATTTAAGGCCTCCCGTGGCATGAAGCTTGAGGATGTGGTCGAAGCGCTAAAAATAGCTCCATTACAGAATAGAGTAGACTAG
- a CDS encoding UDP-N-acetylmuramoyl-L-alanyl-D-glutamate--2,6-diaminopimelate ligase, with protein sequence MLLKQLSSLLTTARVIGEPNTECQNLQTDSRQVQPGDLFICLPGHTVDGHDYAEKAVNTGAVALVVERELDLPVPQLLVKDSRFAMAVLADSFFDSPSRKMNMIGVTGTNGKTTTTYLIEKIMSDFGQKTGLIGTIQMRYDGRTYPMSGTTPEALDLQRSLNDMVQAGTDCCVMEVSSHALEQGRVKGTEFRTAVFTNLTQDHLDYHHSMEEYRGAKGLFFARLGNGYTADVSKRKFAVINADDPAAAYFISVTAAEVITYGMEENADVRASQISITSQGTSFHVDTFRGGTDIRLRMVGKFNVYNAMAAIAAALVEGIPLEEIKRSLETVPGVDGRVEAVDEGQSFAVIVDYAHTPDGLENVLRTVKEFAEGRVICVFGCGGDRDRTKRPLMGKIAAKYSDIVFVTSDNPRTEDPDLILKDIEQGLIEDAIQPDRYTMIVDRRQAIHEAIEMASTADVVLIAGKGHETYQIIGTTKTDFDDRIIAKEAIRGKSN encoded by the coding sequence GTGCTTTTAAAACAACTTTCATCATTGCTGACAACCGCCCGTGTCATTGGCGAACCAAATACAGAATGTCAAAACCTACAGACAGATTCTCGCCAGGTACAACCGGGAGATCTGTTTATCTGTCTTCCAGGGCATACGGTTGACGGACATGACTATGCTGAGAAGGCTGTAAACACTGGAGCTGTTGCTCTGGTTGTGGAACGAGAGCTGGATCTGCCTGTTCCGCAGTTGCTGGTAAAAGACAGCCGTTTCGCTATGGCTGTACTGGCGGATTCCTTTTTTGACTCGCCAAGCCGCAAGATGAATATGATTGGTGTAACGGGAACTAACGGAAAAACAACAACTACCTATTTAATTGAAAAAATCATGAGTGACTTTGGTCAAAAAACAGGATTAATCGGGACCATTCAAATGCGCTATGACGGGCGCACGTACCCGATGTCAGGCACTACACCGGAAGCACTTGATCTGCAGCGCAGTCTGAATGATATGGTTCAAGCTGGCACGGACTGTTGTGTTATGGAAGTTTCCTCCCACGCTTTGGAGCAAGGTCGGGTAAAGGGGACGGAATTCCGCACGGCTGTATTTACCAATCTGACGCAGGATCATCTGGATTACCATCATTCCATGGAGGAATATCGCGGAGCCAAAGGACTGTTTTTTGCACGGTTGGGTAACGGATATACCGCAGATGTTTCCAAACGCAAATTTGCAGTGATCAATGCAGATGATCCAGCTGCAGCCTATTTTATATCTGTAACTGCAGCTGAAGTCATTACATACGGCATGGAGGAAAATGCGGATGTACGCGCATCCCAAATTTCAATTACCTCGCAAGGTACTTCTTTCCATGTAGATACATTCAGAGGCGGCACCGATATTCGTTTACGCATGGTAGGCAAATTCAATGTGTATAACGCAATGGCTGCCATCGCTGCTGCTCTGGTTGAAGGCATTCCGCTGGAGGAGATCAAACGAAGCTTGGAGACGGTACCCGGCGTAGATGGACGTGTTGAGGCTGTTGATGAAGGGCAGTCTTTTGCTGTTATTGTTGACTACGCTCATACCCCAGATGGTCTGGAGAACGTATTGCGGACGGTGAAGGAATTTGCTGAAGGACGTGTGATCTGTGTATTTGGATGTGGTGGTGACCGAGATCGTACGAAGCGGCCTCTAATGGGTAAAATTGCAGCGAAGTACAGTGATATCGTATTTGTCACTTCCGATAATCCGCGGACAGAAGATCCCGATCTGATCCTCAAGGATATTGAACAGGGCCTGATTGAAGATGCCATTCAACCTGACCGTTATACGATGATTGTGGATCGGCGCCAGGCGATTCATGAAGCTATTGAAATGGCAAGCACTGCCGATGTAGTATTGATTGCGGGTAAGGGGCATGAGACCTATCAAATTATCGGCACAACCAAGACGGACTTTGACGATCGGATCATAGCGAAAGAAGCGATAAGGGGCAAATCCAATTGA